A stretch of Pygocentrus nattereri isolate fPygNat1 chromosome 8, fPygNat1.pri, whole genome shotgun sequence DNA encodes these proteins:
- the LOC108424138 gene encoding galactose-specific lectin nattectin-like yields MAIWTVFLFLGVLLAPEGVTHGQPIQALIICPPQWSAFGRCFKFFKTELMWTEAETECLKYGGNLASVRSLREHLLLQQLIKQATGSFTRAWLGASDCVTEGTWLWSDGSKMSFQNWGPTQPSNYLGKENCLEINYGDTYQWNDDACNVRKPFVCEALSPRLSSI; encoded by the exons ATGGCAATCTGGACAGTTTTCCTGTTTCTTGGGGTTTTGCTTGCTCCGG aagGGGTAACACATGGACAGCCAATCCAGG CGCTCATTATTTGTCCCCCTCAATGGTCTGCATTTGGAAGATGTTTCAAGTTTTTCAAAACTGAACTCATGTGGACTGAGGCAGAG ACTGAATGCTTAAAGTATGGTGGGAATCTTGCTTCAGTGCGCAGCCTTCGAGAACATTTACTTTTACAGCAACTCATCAAACAAGCCACGGGCTCATTCACTCGGGCCTGGCTAGGCGCCAGTGACTGTGTGACA GAAGGAACATGGCTCTGGTCTGATGGATCCAAAATGAGCTTCCAGAACTGGGGTCCTACTCAACCCAGTAACTACCTAGGAAAGGAAAACTGCCTTGAGATAAACTATGGAG ATACCTATCAATGGAATGACGATGCCTGTAATGTTCGCAAGCCATTCGTTTGTGAGGCACTGTCCCCCCGCCTCAGCTCAATTTGA
- the LOC108424139 gene encoding galactose-specific lectin nattectin-like, which produces MAMWTVSLFLGFFLATESLVLGHQEPSIFSAKLCPSEWSAHGSRCFKVFKSPLQWIDAEIECLKHGANLASVHNNEENAFLKNLIKQATGSAIKPWLGGHDSVAEGKWLWTDGSKMIFQDWAKDQPDNDKTEHCLEMTFEDSFKWNDASCTFLQPFVCALK; this is translated from the exons ATGGCGATGTGGacagtttctttgtttcttgGGTTCTTTCTTGCTACGG AGAGCCTGGTGCTTGGACACCAAGAACCATCCATCTTTT CGGCTAAGCTTTGTCCAAGTGAATGGTCAGCCCATGGATCTAGATGTTTCAAGGTCTTCAAATCACCCCTCCAATGGATTGATGCAGAG ATTGAATGTTTGAAGCATGGTGCAAATCTTGCATCAGTACACAACAACGAAGAAAACGCCTTTTTAAAGAATCTCATCAAGCAAGCCACTGGCTCTGCCATTAAGCCCTGGCTAGGCGGTCACGACTCTGTAGCG GAAGGAAAATGGCTCTGGACCGATGGATCCAAAATGATTTTTCAGGACTGGGCCAAAGATCAACCTGATAACGACAAAACTGAACACTGTCTTGAGATGACCTTTGAAG ATTCTTTCAAATGGAACGATGCCTCATGCACTTTTCTGCAGCCATTTGTTTGTGCATTGAAGTGA